In one Agathobacter rectalis ATCC 33656 genomic region, the following are encoded:
- a CDS encoding SulP family inorganic anion transporter, which yields MKQKLSVAPTLKNYDKKNLPKDILAGIIIMAVSIPISMGYAQISGLPAVYGLYGSVFPIILFALFSTSPQFIFGVDAAPAALVGAAVLGMGIEAGSKEAMTVVPVFTFFVALWLLAFYFMNAGKLVNYISAPVMGGFITGICTTIILMQAPKLMGSAAGTGELFELSEHIWEALHHINAAALVMGIVALAILVVSKRLVPKFPMAVVLMVTGALFTYFGPVKEWGVPTLSAVEPGMPRWYIPDFEAVFSVQKASEVIVLSLSVAVVIMAETLLAENNFAQKNGYRIDDNTELLAFSIGNMAAAFTGCCPINGSVSRTAMSEQYEGKTQLTGLVAGVSMIAVLLFCTGFIGYLPVPVLTAIVISALMGATEFHLAKRLWKVSRTEFFIFVGAFFGVLILGTINGVLIGIILSFAEMIIRSAKPATCFLGVQPGHSHFRDIRESTNIHEIDGVIIYRFSSGLFFANAKVLVRDIEDHLKHDTKAVIIDAGAIGSIDITGADSIESLYRSLKQKGVKLYITEHIAELNEQLRKLGLGYLIEQGCVRRTIHIALKDMGINRPYPLEGGVDNEERSASRKRADNRVQEFVWAFGAESEEQIEKQIKLQIEQLKKTKDIEEIMHGRWAHMDEFDQDEWLEHLEEHLKEIVNISGKDVHTLAADIEMHRREVHERIAREHPELAERFAQRRHLLDKHLKERRPEVYRIIVQLREDNKHK from the coding sequence ATGAAACAAAAATTATCAGTTGCACCAACACTCAAAAACTACGACAAGAAAAATCTCCCAAAGGACATTCTTGCGGGAATCATCATCATGGCGGTTTCGATTCCTATATCGATGGGCTATGCGCAGATATCCGGGCTACCGGCGGTATATGGCTTGTATGGCTCGGTATTCCCAATCATATTGTTTGCTCTGTTTTCCACATCACCGCAGTTTATATTCGGTGTGGATGCTGCTCCGGCGGCGCTTGTCGGAGCAGCAGTGCTTGGCATGGGAATAGAGGCAGGAAGCAAAGAGGCCATGACGGTTGTACCGGTGTTTACATTTTTTGTGGCACTGTGGCTTTTGGCATTTTACTTCATGAATGCCGGAAAGCTGGTGAACTACATATCTGCGCCGGTTATGGGCGGATTTATCACAGGCATATGTACTACAATCATACTGATGCAGGCACCAAAGCTCATGGGCTCTGCGGCAGGAACCGGAGAGCTTTTTGAACTGTCTGAGCATATATGGGAGGCCTTACACCACATAAATGCAGCCGCACTTGTCATGGGGATTGTAGCGCTTGCCATTTTGGTTGTGAGTAAGAGGCTTGTTCCAAAGTTTCCTATGGCGGTTGTGCTCATGGTAACAGGCGCGCTTTTTACATATTTTGGACCGGTAAAGGAGTGGGGAGTGCCGACTCTTTCAGCAGTTGAGCCCGGCATGCCGCGGTGGTATATACCGGATTTCGAGGCAGTTTTTTCAGTTCAAAAGGCCTCAGAGGTAATAGTTTTAAGTCTTTCGGTTGCTGTTGTCATCATGGCAGAGACACTTCTGGCAGAAAACAATTTCGCACAGAAAAACGGATACAGAATAGATGATAACACGGAGCTTTTGGCATTTTCCATAGGAAATATGGCTGCGGCTTTTACGGGCTGCTGTCCGATAAACGGTTCAGTGTCACGAACTGCGATGAGCGAGCAGTACGAGGGTAAGACACAGCTCACAGGGCTTGTTGCAGGCGTTTCCATGATAGCAGTGCTTCTTTTTTGCACAGGCTTTATAGGATATCTGCCGGTTCCGGTGCTCACGGCGATTGTCATATCAGCGCTCATGGGTGCCACGGAGTTTCATCTGGCAAAGAGACTGTGGAAGGTCAGCAGGACAGAATTTTTCATATTTGTTGGTGCTTTTTTCGGAGTACTTATTCTGGGTACGATAAACGGAGTTTTGATAGGAATCATTTTGTCTTTTGCCGAGATGATAATCAGAAGCGCAAAGCCGGCCACCTGCTTTCTCGGTGTGCAGCCGGGACACAGTCATTTCCGCGATATCAGGGAGAGCACAAACATCCACGAGATTGACGGTGTGATTATTTACAGATTTTCGAGCGGCCTGTTTTTTGCAAATGCAAAGGTACTTGTGCGTGATATTGAGGACCACCTAAAGCATGATACAAAAGCTGTCATAATCGATGCCGGAGCTATCGGAAGTATTGATATCACAGGAGCTGACAGCATAGAGTCACTTTACCGCTCACTGAAACAAAAAGGTGTAAAGCTATACATAACAGAGCACATTGCAGAGCTCAACGAGCAACTCAGGAAGCTGGGCTTAGGTTATTTAATTGAGCAGGGCTGTGTCAGAAGGACAATACATATTGCGCTAAAGGATATGGGAATAAACAGACCTTATCCGCTTGAGGGTGGCGTAGATAACGAGGAGCGCAGTGCCTCAAGAAAGCGTGCTGACAACAGAGTGCAGGAGTTTGTCTGGGCGTTTGGCGCCGAGAGTGAGGAGCAGATTGAAAAGCAGATAAAGCTTCAGATAGAACAGCTCAAAAAGACAAAGGATATAGAGGAAATCATGCATGGCCGCTGGGCGCATATGGATGAGTTTGACCAGGATGAGTGGCTGGAGCATCTGGAGGAGCATCTGAAAGAAATCGTCAACATATCAGGAAAGGATGTGCACACGCTTGCGGCAGATATCGAGATGCACCGTCGCGAGGTGCATGAGCGTATAGCAAGAGAGCATCCGGAGCTTGCAGAGCGGTTTGCACAGAGGAGACACCTGCTTGATAAGCATCTGAAGGAGAGAAGGCCTGAGGTCTACAGGATTATCGTGCAGCTAAGGGAGGACAACAAGCATAAATGA
- a CDS encoding RecQ family ATP-dependent DNA helicase, with translation MNINQTLKQYFGYDSLRTGQEELINGILAGHDVLGIMPTGAGKSLCYQLPALMLKGITLVISPLISLMSDQVKALNQAGVHAAYINSSLTENQIRMALSYASQGRYKIIYVAPERLNTPRFLDFACNADISMLTVDEAHCISQWGQDFRPSYLEIAGFLTRLPRRPIVSAFTATATERVKNDIVASLGLNNPVTMVTGFDRPNLFFRVVTRKGGSQKDNSIINYVKKHEDESGIIYCATKKNVDKLYTLLNEQGISAGRYHAGLSNDERKQNQEDFTYDRIRVMVATNAFGMGIDKSNVRYVLHYNMPQSLEYYYQEAGRAGRDGEEAECVLFFSKQDIMINKFLLQNKASAGDVASDMQKTANDRRKLQQMINYCETDKCLREFILSYFGDTTPCICNKCSNCVVVEDEEEETYVETGKKRKKAAQLAGLNELGAALFEKLRSVRTELAAEKSVPPYIICSDKTLKDMCAKLPRDKEQLADVYGMGEQKIQNYGEAFVTAVNSFVADNPNPSGSTTGERPQTVLSDEEAVEIGSTRKKKLPFYIEPQRLDEVELTDKCRLTELTNKINELCPADKEHKKLAASFINELLIAEGYLEEVTEDGNKIKRVTEKGRSVGIDEEERKAKFGGSYYAITHSKQSQQVIIEMLKKHYGSIKPQE, from the coding sequence ATGAACATAAACCAGACACTCAAACAATACTTTGGCTACGACAGTCTTAGAACAGGGCAGGAGGAGCTCATAAACGGCATACTTGCAGGGCACGATGTGCTCGGTATCATGCCGACAGGCGCAGGAAAATCGCTGTGCTACCAGCTTCCGGCGCTTATGCTTAAAGGAATTACGCTTGTCATTTCGCCACTTATCTCGCTTATGTCAGATCAGGTCAAGGCTTTAAACCAGGCAGGAGTGCATGCCGCCTATATCAACAGCTCACTGACCGAAAACCAGATAAGGATGGCACTTTCGTATGCCTCACAGGGGCGATACAAGATAATCTATGTCGCTCCGGAGCGCCTCAACACGCCGCGTTTTCTGGATTTTGCCTGCAACGCGGACATATCGATGCTGACAGTTGATGAGGCACACTGTATATCGCAGTGGGGACAGGATTTCAGACCGAGCTATCTGGAAATTGCCGGATTTTTAACGAGACTTCCAAGACGACCGATAGTCAGTGCGTTTACAGCGACCGCCACGGAGCGCGTGAAAAATGATATAGTGGCTTCGCTTGGACTTAACAATCCGGTTACTATGGTGACTGGGTTTGACAGACCTAACCTGTTTTTCAGGGTTGTTACAAGAAAGGGAGGCAGCCAGAAGGACAACAGTATAATCAATTATGTGAAAAAGCATGAGGACGAAAGTGGAATAATATACTGCGCAACGAAAAAGAATGTGGATAAGCTGTATACTCTTTTAAATGAGCAGGGTATTTCGGCGGGCCGTTACCACGCAGGGCTTTCAAATGATGAACGTAAGCAGAATCAGGAGGATTTTACATACGACAGAATCCGTGTGATGGTTGCCACAAACGCATTTGGAATGGGAATCGACAAGTCAAATGTGAGATATGTGCTGCATTACAACATGCCACAGAGCCTCGAGTATTACTATCAGGAGGCCGGAAGGGCGGGGCGAGACGGTGAGGAAGCGGAATGTGTGCTGTTTTTCTCAAAGCAGGATATCATGATAAACAAGTTCCTTCTGCAAAATAAGGCTTCAGCAGGCGATGTGGCATCCGACATGCAAAAGACAGCCAATGACAGGAGGAAGCTGCAGCAGATGATAAATTACTGTGAAACGGACAAATGCCTGAGAGAGTTTATACTTTCATATTTCGGAGATACAACGCCATGCATCTGCAACAAATGCAGCAACTGTGTGGTTGTGGAGGATGAAGAGGAGGAGACATACGTTGAAACCGGCAAAAAGCGCAAAAAGGCAGCACAGCTTGCAGGGCTTAACGAGCTTGGTGCTGCGCTGTTTGAAAAGCTGCGCAGCGTGCGTACAGAGCTTGCTGCAGAAAAGTCGGTGCCTCCGTATATCATCTGCTCCGACAAGACCTTAAAGGATATGTGCGCGAAGCTGCCGCGGGATAAGGAACAGCTTGCCGATGTGTACGGAATGGGTGAGCAGAAGATACAAAATTATGGTGAAGCGTTTGTGACGGCGGTAAATTCATTTGTTGCAGATAACCCAAATCCATCAGGCAGTACGACCGGTGAAAGACCACAGACTGTTTTAAGTGATGAGGAGGCTGTTGAAATCGGCAGCACGAGAAAAAAGAAGCTTCCGTTTTACATCGAGCCACAGAGGCTTGATGAGGTAGAGCTCACCGACAAATGCAGGCTTACAGAGCTTACGAACAAAATAAATGAGCTGTGTCCTGCGGATAAGGAGCACAAAAAGCTTGCAGCCTCGTTTATAAACGAGCTTCTTATTGCAGAGGGATATCTGGAGGAAGTTACAGAAGACGGGAACAAGATAAAGCGTGTCACCGAAAAGGGACGAAGCGTAGGAATAGATGAGGA
- a CDS encoding AAA family ATPase, translating into MVKTIGIGKQDFASVIEDNCFFVDKTSFIKEWWDSKDDVTLITRPRRFGKTLNMSMLNCFFSNQYKDRSDLFDSLSIWEDEDYRKIQGTYPVIFMSFASVKADNLGDAKIQIKAQIEAVYKRHRYLLEGDTLTADEIADFEGTNTRMGDAESGLKLNILCEYFHRYWGKKTIIILDEYDTPIQEAYLHGYWNEFTAYIRSLFNATFKTNPYMERAIMTGITRVSKESIFSDLNNLNVITTTSSSYATSFGFTENEVFDAMEEYGLSGEKDTVKKWYDGFKFGNHSDIYNPWSITNFLKEKQISPYWASTSSNGLVNRLIRTASAEIKSMMETLLEGDSVEVSIDEQLVFEQLDNDENAIWSLLLASGYLKVDSLEKRGLTLEPWYHLSITNLETVSMFSNMFRGWFNASVSNYNGFIRALLRGNVKEMNIYMNEVALSTFSSFDSGKHPSGKSEPERFYHGFVLGLLVELRDKYEVQSNRESGYGRYDVMIIPRDKNSQAVIIEFKVIDSQEETSLDMTADSALKQIEEKNYDAKLLERGYKREAIQHYGFAFEGKKVLIKKAQI; encoded by the coding sequence ATGGTAAAAACGATTGGTATTGGGAAACAGGATTTTGCTTCTGTTATAGAAGATAATTGCTTTTTTGTGGACAAAACGAGCTTTATAAAGGAATGGTGGGATTCAAAGGATGATGTGACTCTCATCACGCGTCCGAGGCGTTTTGGAAAAACACTTAATATGAGCATGCTTAACTGCTTTTTTTCAAATCAGTATAAGGACAGGAGCGATTTGTTTGATTCATTGTCTATATGGGAGGATGAGGACTATCGAAAAATTCAGGGTACTTATCCTGTGATTTTTATGAGCTTTGCTTCGGTTAAGGCCGACAATCTGGGAGATGCAAAAATCCAGATAAAAGCACAGATAGAGGCTGTTTACAAAAGGCACAGATATCTGCTTGAGGGGGATACTCTGACAGCAGACGAAATAGCTGATTTTGAAGGAACAAATACCAGGATGGGTGATGCTGAGAGTGGATTAAAATTAAATATTTTGTGTGAGTATTTTCATCGTTACTGGGGAAAGAAGACGATAATTATCCTTGATGAGTATGATACTCCTATACAGGAGGCATATCTTCATGGATATTGGAATGAGTTTACTGCATATATAAGAAGCCTGTTTAATGCAACGTTCAAGACAAATCCGTATATGGAGCGTGCTATTATGACAGGAATCACGCGTGTATCAAAGGAATCAATTTTTTCAGACCTCAATAATCTGAATGTAATAACCACGACCTCAAGCAGTTATGCAACGAGCTTTGGATTTACAGAGAATGAAGTTTTTGATGCAATGGAAGAGTATGGTCTGTCCGGTGAAAAAGATACTGTAAAAAAATGGTATGACGGTTTTAAATTTGGAAATCACAGTGATATTTATAATCCATGGTCTATAACGAATTTTCTAAAGGAAAAACAGATAAGTCCATACTGGGCATCTACCAGCTCAAACGGTCTGGTAAATCGTTTGATCAGAACAGCATCTGCAGAAATAAAATCTATGATGGAAACACTTCTGGAAGGCGATTCTGTGGAGGTTAGCATTGACGAACAACTGGTGTTTGAACAGCTCGATAACGATGAAAATGCCATTTGGAGTCTTTTGCTTGCCAGCGGTTATTTAAAGGTTGATTCCTTAGAAAAAAGAGGTCTTACGCTTGAACCGTGGTATCATCTGAGCATTACAAATCTTGAAACCGTAAGTATGTTTTCAAATATGTTCAGAGGATGGTTTAATGCCTCTGTTTCGAATTATAATGGATTCATAAGGGCATTGCTTAGAGGCAATGTAAAGGAAATGAACATATACATGAATGAGGTCGCTTTATCTACCTTCAGCAGCTTTGACAGCGGAAAGCATCCTTCGGGAAAATCTGAACCGGAGAGATTTTATCATGGTTTTGTCTTAGGCCTGCTGGTCGAGCTTAGAGATAAATATGAAGTGCAGTCAAACCGTGAAAGTGGCTATGGCAGATATGATGTGATGATCATTCCACGTGATAAAAATTCGCAGGCTGTAATAATAGAATTTAAGGTTATTGATTCGCAAGAGGAGACATCACTGGATATGACTGCGGATAGTGCTTTGAAGCAGATTGAAGAGAAAAATTATGATGCAAAGCTTTTGGAACGAGGATATAAAAGAGAAGCAATTCAACATTATGGTTTCGCATTTGAAGGAAAGAAAGTATTGATAAAGAAGGCACAAATCTAA